The proteins below come from a single Halostagnicola larsenii XH-48 genomic window:
- the pyk gene encoding pyruvate kinase has product MRNAKIVCTLGPATSDRATIATLADAGMSVARLNASHGTPEDRAELIDRVRAVDEEKDRPVSVMLDMKGPEIRTAPLPEAETVTLETGSEIRFVEGDTATGEEIGLSLSIDSVEAGDRILLDDGLIETTVIERDADGIRARVETGGELGGRKGVNVPGVDLGLDMVTGSDRADLELAAEKDVDFVAASFVRDAGDVYEVNEVLEEAGADIPIIAKIERVGAVENLDEIIEASYGVMVARGDLGVECPMEDVPMIQKRIIRRCREAGCPVITATEMLDSMVHARRPTRAEASDVANAVLDGTDAVMLSAETAVGDYPVEVVETMGSIIREVENSAEYAEVLEQRVPAAGEARTDALARSARFLARDIGADAIVAATESGYTALKTAKYRPGVPVVASTPSHDVRRKLTLSWGVIPLYASVSDQGADAVVERAVQAALDAGVADSGDTVVVLCGMMTELEGANTTNMLKVHVAADALATGRVVVDGRVSGPLAPISDGDLSAIPGGAILAIDPDFDDELSGDLEKIGGIIDASPGMTGYPSLVARELDIPMVSGADLTDVEPGTTVTIDAERGVVFQGAVRGRTDRPN; this is encoded by the coding sequence ATGAGAAACGCAAAGATCGTCTGCACGCTCGGTCCCGCGACCAGCGACCGGGCGACGATCGCCACGCTCGCGGACGCGGGTATGTCGGTGGCGCGGCTCAACGCCAGCCACGGAACGCCCGAGGATCGAGCCGAGCTAATCGATCGCGTGCGAGCCGTCGACGAGGAGAAAGACCGACCGGTGAGCGTCATGCTCGACATGAAGGGGCCGGAGATCCGAACCGCCCCGCTGCCCGAAGCCGAGACCGTCACGCTCGAGACGGGGTCGGAGATCCGGTTCGTCGAGGGCGACACCGCGACGGGCGAGGAAATCGGGCTGTCGCTTTCGATCGATAGCGTCGAAGCGGGCGACCGGATCCTGCTCGACGACGGCCTGATCGAGACGACCGTCATAGAGCGCGACGCCGACGGGATACGAGCGCGGGTCGAAACGGGTGGCGAACTCGGCGGTCGAAAGGGCGTCAACGTCCCCGGCGTCGACCTCGGCCTCGATATGGTCACCGGTAGCGACCGCGCCGACCTCGAACTCGCCGCGGAGAAGGACGTCGACTTCGTCGCGGCGAGTTTCGTTCGCGACGCTGGCGACGTCTACGAGGTCAACGAAGTGCTCGAGGAGGCGGGTGCCGACATTCCGATCATCGCCAAAATAGAGCGCGTCGGTGCCGTCGAAAACTTAGACGAGATCATCGAGGCGTCCTACGGCGTGATGGTGGCTCGCGGCGACCTGGGAGTCGAGTGCCCGATGGAGGACGTCCCGATGATTCAAAAACGGATCATCCGGAGGTGTCGGGAAGCCGGCTGTCCGGTCATCACGGCCACGGAGATGCTCGATTCGATGGTCCACGCGCGCCGCCCGACTCGAGCGGAGGCATCGGACGTCGCGAACGCCGTGCTCGACGGCACCGACGCGGTCATGCTCTCGGCCGAAACCGCGGTCGGCGACTACCCGGTCGAAGTCGTCGAGACGATGGGGAGCATCATCAGGGAAGTCGAGAACTCAGCGGAGTACGCGGAGGTCCTAGAACAGCGCGTCCCGGCCGCCGGGGAGGCCCGTACCGACGCGCTGGCTCGATCGGCCAGATTTCTCGCGCGGGATATCGGCGCGGACGCCATCGTCGCGGCGACCGAATCGGGCTACACCGCGCTCAAAACGGCGAAGTACCGTCCCGGCGTGCCGGTGGTCGCGTCGACGCCGAGCCACGACGTTCGCCGGAAACTCACGCTCTCGTGGGGCGTCATCCCGCTGTACGCCAGCGTCTCCGATCAGGGTGCCGACGCGGTCGTCGAGCGGGCGGTGCAGGCGGCACTCGACGCCGGGGTCGCCGACAGCGGCGATACCGTCGTCGTGCTCTGTGGCATGATGACCGAACTCGAGGGAGCCAACACGACCAACATGCTGAAAGTCCACGTGGCCGCCGACGCGCTGGCGACCGGACGGGTCGTCGTCGACGGGCGCGTTTCCGGTCCGCTCGCGCCGATTTCGGACGGCGATCTCTCGGCGATACCCGGCGGAGCGATCCTCGCGATCGATCCGGATTTCGACGACGAACTATCCGGCGACCTCGAGAAAATCGGCGGTATCATCGACGCGAGTCCGGGGATGACCGGCTACCCATCGCTCGTCGCTCGAGAACTGGACATCCCGATGGTCAGCGGTGCGGATCTCACGGACGTCGAGCCGGGAACGACGGTAACG
- a CDS encoding GYD domain-containing protein, translated as MPSYTAFVDVADRDVQNVQELASIWGEIRGEFTEHEAELVDSYAMLGSHDFLVIFEAPDRESAFKSALTLRRHGLEAETMEIIDTDEFAQLVDEV; from the coding sequence ATGCCCAGCTATACCGCGTTCGTCGATGTCGCCGACCGAGACGTACAGAACGTCCAGGAACTGGCCTCGATCTGGGGCGAAATACGCGGCGAGTTCACCGAACACGAGGCCGAACTCGTCGACTCCTACGCGATGCTCGGGAGCCACGACTTTCTGGTAATCTTCGAGGCACCCGACCGCGAGAGCGCGTTCAAGTCCGCGCTGACGCTACGAAGGCACGGCCTCGAGGCCGAGACGATGGAAATTATCGACACCGACGAGTTCGCACAGCTCGTCGATGAGGTCTGA
- a CDS encoding winged helix-turn-helix domain-containing protein: protein MTRQHQKRDERPVDPFKSLGNETRLEILRALYEHRQTAAVTGDRLPYSTLRERVGVGDKGNFNYHLRQLREQFVEEGSEGYRLTFAGFEIAKVIDIDAWRSHEERGPVPVGDVGEGDGAADTGTSSANTETPGETLDASMTAVYEDSIVKINRGETPLFAHAVRPVGAADREMSDLLDVASTLWRHTIEQILEGICPYCHTTVERELTIGPDGPWEYSFSAKCPECGPLGGSHVGTVLLRHPAVVSFYWDHDIDLRNRRFWEFSFIDDEAVTVLDAEPLELQIVLELDGDQLAVTIDDDAHVVDTKRSSSPV, encoded by the coding sequence ATGACCAGACAGCACCAAAAACGGGACGAACGGCCCGTCGATCCGTTCAAATCCCTGGGAAACGAAACCCGTCTCGAGATTCTTCGGGCGCTCTACGAGCACCGCCAGACGGCCGCCGTCACCGGTGATCGACTTCCGTATTCGACGCTCAGAGAGCGGGTCGGCGTGGGGGATAAGGGGAACTTCAACTACCACCTCAGACAGCTTCGCGAGCAGTTCGTCGAGGAGGGCTCAGAGGGGTATCGTCTGACCTTCGCCGGGTTCGAGATCGCGAAAGTGATCGATATCGACGCCTGGCGGTCTCACGAGGAACGCGGACCAGTTCCAGTCGGCGATGTAGGCGAGGGAGACGGTGCTGCGGACACAGGCACATCTTCTGCCAATACCGAGACGCCTGGTGAAACGCTCGACGCGTCGATGACCGCAGTTTACGAAGATAGCATCGTCAAGATTAACCGAGGAGAGACGCCCCTGTTCGCACACGCCGTTCGCCCGGTCGGCGCAGCGGATCGTGAGATGTCCGACCTACTCGACGTCGCCTCGACGCTGTGGCGTCACACGATCGAGCAGATACTCGAGGGGATCTGTCCCTACTGTCACACGACAGTCGAGCGGGAGCTTACGATCGGACCGGATGGACCGTGGGAGTACTCGTTTTCGGCGAAGTGCCCCGAATGCGGCCCGCTGGGCGGGTCACACGTCGGAACTGTACTCCTCAGACATCCCGCAGTCGTCTCGTTCTATTGGGACCACGATATCGACCTCCGTAACCGCCGATTCTGGGAGTTTTCGTTCATCGATGACGAGGCCGTTACCGTTCTCGACGCAGAGCCACTCGAGTTACAGATCGTCCTCGAACTCGACGGCGATCAGCTCGCCGTCACAATCGACGACGACGCACACGTCGTCGACACGAAGCGTTCGAGCTCGCCGGTGTGA